Proteins encoded by one window of Halichondria panicea chromosome 8, odHalPani1.1, whole genome shotgun sequence:
- the LOC135339411 gene encoding cilia- and flagella-associated protein 251-like: MATQEDVPADRAIKESSSSDVHKREECKDAPLSNHPLSLCWSYGFNSSLPVHNVSEGTRKMVFYVSSHVGVLLDISDNTQMLLQGHAHSIVATAVSGNKRWIVTADIGPNSTLIVWDSYTGVPVCTLFDGLGEGTTSVALSEDAKYLATLSADTPQVVCVWDWSSGCEGPLCTTSLSVDSGPQDHLVFHPSDNQQLVSNSEDSVVFYTWAGDKMRATSTLVSDKDFNKSTGELTQSVFIPGTDRGITGTSEGCAVVWGPRPNQEGCGRRPEKLMKLLDCPVTVVTTVNSFVVTGDVSGRIKFFDSSLKLLHWYDSSEQYGHLVSISFAHQPPKLSDNHQYPGDATMSGGPFLVPDFSTSSSTATITHTTANGSLIQSVLDEHADCVSALSTHPSLPRLAVASTKLKLWDYTTRQVVAARHFKEGVEIQCITFDPSGDIIGVGFSDGGVVLLDALTLHSLQTDPWHYSRDCVSFITFSHDSTYLATADADCCVSVYVCGEGGRWSFLAKHRSHHKPIVGLLFGVQLDSTLPRLLSLGQDRHIVEYDLAGSSQDDLIIHSIERVEQSATPTSLIWYPPLVKESFILLSNDEYKLKLFNSTTKMCRQTLLGPAFETPITRQLLLPGMVVRGSEGEEVRRYLAYTTQDKVGLLLLPHDGNPHNTSCLLAHSGNVTDLTSSHDGSYLFTAGGHDHTVHMWTVNTGALEALSQLGGAGLEPFYSLLEGGREGGFFKELEEFFYYAQIRSQSVETTGEREVSCTVPVEQLPDIMRAVGYYPSEEQIENMVNEVKFSNYVSSKVFKTQIDLGDTLKLYINHRPAFGLSPGQFLEAFKALGQRSGGECTVDRTKLLELLQEKGEHLTETELVEYLMTLLGATSNPEVEGAFTAEPGDVLAEIPNTLTATLFAEELLGLAT; encoded by the exons ATGGCTACACAAGAAGACGTTCCTGCTGACAGAGCTATCAAAGAGAGCTCCTCCAGTGATGTACATAAGAGGGAAGAGTGTAAGGATGCCCCTCTTTCCAACCATCCCTTG TCATTATGCTGGTCCTATGGCTTCAACTCCTCTCTCCCAGTCCACAATGTGTCCGAGGGAACACGgaag aTGGTGTTCTATGTGAGCAGTCATGTTGGAGTGCTATTGGACATATCTGACAATACACAGATGCTACTAcaaggccacgcccactctaTAGTAGCCACGGCCGTGAGTGGAAACAAGCGATGGATAGTCACTGCTGATATTGGGCCCAACAGCACTCTCATTGTGTGGGACTCCTACACAGG TGTTCCAGTGTGTACACTATTTGATGGACTGGGTGAGGGCACTACTTCAGTGGCTCTATCAGAGGATGCCAAGTACCTGGCCACTCTGTCTGCAGATACTCCTCAG gtggtgtgtgtgtgggactGGAGCAGTGGGTGTGAGGGTCCCCTCTGTACTACCAGCCTCAGTGTAGACTCTGGTCCTCAGGATCACCTTGTCTTCCATCCCTCTGACAATCAGCAACTTGTGAGCAACAGTGAGGACAGTGTAGTGTTCTATACCTGG GCTGGTGACAAGATGAGAGCTACCTCTACACTAGTATCAGACAAG GACTTCAATAAATCCACTGGTGAGTTGACCCAGTCTGTGTTCATCCCTGGCACTGATAGAGGGATCACTGGCACCTCTGAGGGCTGTGCTGTAGTGTGGGGGCCTAGACCTAACCAGGAAG gCTGTGGTAGGAGACCAGAAAAACTAATGAAACTCCTCGACTGTCCTGTTACCGTGGTGACCACTGTCAACag CTTTGTAGTGACTGGTGATGTATCTGGTAGGATCAAGTTCTTTGACTCGTCCCTCAAGTTGCTCCACTGGTATGACAGCAGTGAGCAGTATGGACATCTTGTGTCCATCTCATTCGCCCATCAGCCGCCCAAACTCTCTGACAA CCACCAGTATCCTGGTGATGCCACTATGAGTGGAGGGCCATTCCTTGTCCCTGACTTCAGCACCAGCTCTAGCACAGccaccatcacacacaccactgccAATGGATCACTCATACAG TCAGTACTGGATGAGCATGCAGACTGTGTGAGTGCCCTCTCGACCCATCCCTCTCTACCTAGACTAGCAGTGGCTAGTACTAAACTAAAGCTCTGGGACTACACTACACGCCAAGTGGTGGCAGCAAGGCACTTCAAGGAGGGTGTGGAAATACAGTGTATCACCTTTGACCCTAGTGGTGACATCATTG gTGTTGGGTTCAGTGATGGCGGTGTGGTTCTGTTGGATGCTCTCACATTGCACAGTCTGCAGACTGATCCTTGGCACTACTCTCGAGACTGTGTCTCTTTCATCACGTTCTCTCATGACTCTACCTACCTTGCTACTGCC GATGCTGACtgctgtgtgagtgtgtacgtgtgtggagagggagggaggtggTCCTTCCTGGCCAAGCATCGCTCACATCACAAGCCCATTGTCGGCCTACTGTTTGGGGTTCAATTAGACTCCACCCTCCCCAGGCTGCTCTCACTGGGCCAGGACAGACACATT gtggaGTATGACCTGGCTGGCAGTAGTCAAGATGACCTCATTATACACTCCATAGAGAGAGTAGAGCAAagtgccacacccacttccctTATATGGTACCCTCCTCTCGTTAAGGAATCATTCATCCTACTCTCCAATGATGAG tacaagCTGAAGCTGTTCAACTCCACCACTAAGATGTGTCGGCAGACGCTACTGGGGCCTGCCTTTGAAACACCCATCACAAG ACAGCTGCTGCTCCCTGGAATGGTAGTGAGGGGCTCTGAAGGAGAAGAGGTTCGCAGGTACCTAGCCTACACCACTCAAGACAAGGTGGGCCTCCTACTACTACCACACGATGGAAACCCACACAACACCTCTTGCCTGCTGGCCCACTCTGGGAAC GTGACTGATTTAACTAGCTCTCATGATGGCTCCTACTTGTTCACTGCTGGAGGGCATGACCACACTGTGCACATGTGGACAGTTAACACGGG AGCCCTGGAGGCTCTCTCCCAGCTGGGAGGAGCTGGTCTAGAACCATTCTACTCCCTCCTagagggggggagggagggagggttcTTCAAAGAGCTGGAGGAATTCTTCTATTATGCTCAAATaagaag TCAGAGTGTTGAGACTACTGGTGAGAGGGAAGTGTCATGTACAGTGCCAGTGGAGCAACTACCTGACATCATGAGAGCTGTGGGTTATTATCCTTCAGAAGAACAG ATTGAGAACATGGTGAATGAAGTCAAGTTTAGTAATTATGTCTCCTCCAAAGTCTTCAAGACTCAGATTGACCTTGGAGACACTCTGAAAC tgtacattAATCATCGCCCTGCCTTTGGGTTGTCCCCTGGTCAGTTTCTGGAAGCCTTCAAAGCTCTGGGTCAAAGGTCAGGGGGGGAGTGCACTGTGGACAGGACTAAGTTATTGGAGCTGCTACAAgagaaag GAGAGCATCTCACAGAGACTGAGTTGGTGGAGTATCTGATGACCTTATTAGGAGCTACTAGCAACCCTGAGGTAGAGGGTGCCTTCACAGCAGAGCCTGGGGATGTACTGGCAGAGATACCAAACACACTGACAGCCACACTGTTTGCGGAGGAACTATTAGGACTAGCTACCTAA
- the LOC135339424 gene encoding polymerase delta-interacting protein 2-like isoform X2, producing the protein MYLLTRVVLRPTSLVCRGCSRSVHSSSSRDQYFRLLEIGKLESPQPSGYYPAAQFFLHRVFGYRGVVLFPWTANVYDRDISRTTESSSGWEEEGLLYSKVKGLQAQSKPYYQVLIDNKDFPYVRTHPEAITFLASSKDTSLYSLPGLDYVAHEDILPYTSTGQDSFSHQLFPQFFVPSGDKQGSLFLPRDVLSAWREKNHKWLTLSDVHRESTAGVRVSVMPFYMGSKDEDQGTTYWWRYNIRLECLSGERLVLRERHWRIYSGTGFLETVKGRGVIGQEPVFSSAQPCFQYSSHVSLKSPSGHMWGTFLLERGDKSSFEVRVPPFTLDSSRDDEQS; encoded by the exons ATGTATCTACTAACAAGAGTAGTGTTGAGACCTACTAGTCTAGTGTGCCGTGGTTGCAGTAGAAGTGTTCACAGCTCCAGTAGCAGGGACCAGTACTTCAG ACTACTGGAGATTGGCAAGTTAGAGTCCCCTCAGCCCTCGGGCTATTATCCTGCTGCACAGTTCTTCCTGCATCGTGTGTTTGGTTATCGTGGAGTGGTCTTATTCCCGTGGACTGCTAACGTATATGATAGAGACATCAGTAGAACCActgagag TAGTAGTGGTTGGGAGGAAGAGGGACTATTGTACAGTAAGGTGAAGGGTTTGCAAGCACAGAGCAAGCCATACTACCAGGTCCTCATTGACAACAAGGACTTCCCCTATGTA CGCACACACCCTGAGGCCATCACCTTCCTAGCATCCAGCAAAGACACATCTCTCTACTCTCTACCAG GATTGGACTATGTGGCCCATGAAGACATCCTACCCTATACCAGCACTGGGCAGGACAGCTTCTCTCATCAATTGTTCCCACAGTTCTTTGTGCCCAGTGGAGACAAGCAAG GGTCACTGTTTCTGCCTCGTGATGTGTTGAGTGCTTGGCGTGAGAAGAATCATAAATGGCTGACTCTGAGTGATGTGCACAGAGAGAGCACTGCTGGAGTGAGAGTGTCTGTAATGCCATTCTATATGGGCAGCAAAGATGAGGACCAAGGAACCACTTACTGGTGGAG ATACAATATTCGGCTCGAGTGCCTGAGTGGTGAGCGGCTTGTGTTGCGTGAGCGTCACTGGAGAATCTATTCTGGTACTGGGTTTCTGGAGACAGTGAAAGGTCGTGGGGTCATCGGTCAAGAGCCTGTTTTCTCTTCGGCCCAACCTTGCTTCCAGTACAGCAGTCATGTGTCCCTCAAGTCACCATCCGGACATATGTG gggaACGTTTCTACTCGAGCGTGGAGATAAGAGCTCATTTGAAGTGCGAGTGCCGCCATTTACTCTGGACAGTAGTCGTGATGATGAACAatcatag
- the LOC135339424 gene encoding polymerase delta-interacting protein 2-like isoform X1, translated as MYLLTRVVLRPTSLVCRGCSRSVHSSSSRDQYFSRLLEIGKLESPQPSGYYPAAQFFLHRVFGYRGVVLFPWTANVYDRDISRTTESSSGWEEEGLLYSKVKGLQAQSKPYYQVLIDNKDFPYVRTHPEAITFLASSKDTSLYSLPGLDYVAHEDILPYTSTGQDSFSHQLFPQFFVPSGDKQGSLFLPRDVLSAWREKNHKWLTLSDVHRESTAGVRVSVMPFYMGSKDEDQGTTYWWRYNIRLECLSGERLVLRERHWRIYSGTGFLETVKGRGVIGQEPVFSSAQPCFQYSSHVSLKSPSGHMWGTFLLERGDKSSFEVRVPPFTLDSSRDDEQS; from the exons ATGTATCTACTAACAAGAGTAGTGTTGAGACCTACTAGTCTAGTGTGCCGTGGTTGCAGTAGAAGTGTTCACAGCTCCAGTAGCAGGGACCAGTACTTCAG CAGACTACTGGAGATTGGCAAGTTAGAGTCCCCTCAGCCCTCGGGCTATTATCCTGCTGCACAGTTCTTCCTGCATCGTGTGTTTGGTTATCGTGGAGTGGTCTTATTCCCGTGGACTGCTAACGTATATGATAGAGACATCAGTAGAACCActgagag TAGTAGTGGTTGGGAGGAAGAGGGACTATTGTACAGTAAGGTGAAGGGTTTGCAAGCACAGAGCAAGCCATACTACCAGGTCCTCATTGACAACAAGGACTTCCCCTATGTA CGCACACACCCTGAGGCCATCACCTTCCTAGCATCCAGCAAAGACACATCTCTCTACTCTCTACCAG GATTGGACTATGTGGCCCATGAAGACATCCTACCCTATACCAGCACTGGGCAGGACAGCTTCTCTCATCAATTGTTCCCACAGTTCTTTGTGCCCAGTGGAGACAAGCAAG GGTCACTGTTTCTGCCTCGTGATGTGTTGAGTGCTTGGCGTGAGAAGAATCATAAATGGCTGACTCTGAGTGATGTGCACAGAGAGAGCACTGCTGGAGTGAGAGTGTCTGTAATGCCATTCTATATGGGCAGCAAAGATGAGGACCAAGGAACCACTTACTGGTGGAG ATACAATATTCGGCTCGAGTGCCTGAGTGGTGAGCGGCTTGTGTTGCGTGAGCGTCACTGGAGAATCTATTCTGGTACTGGGTTTCTGGAGACAGTGAAAGGTCGTGGGGTCATCGGTCAAGAGCCTGTTTTCTCTTCGGCCCAACCTTGCTTCCAGTACAGCAGTCATGTGTCCCTCAAGTCACCATCCGGACATATGTG gggaACGTTTCTACTCGAGCGTGGAGATAAGAGCTCATTTGAAGTGCGAGTGCCGCCATTTACTCTGGACAGTAGTCGTGATGATGAACAatcatag
- the LOC135339424 gene encoding polymerase delta-interacting protein 2-like isoform X3: MYLLTRVVLRPTSLVCRGCSRSVHSSSSRDQYFSRLLEIGKLESPQPSGYYPAAQFFLHRVFGYRGVVLFPWTANVYDRDISRTTESSGWEEEGLLYSKVKGLQAQSKPYYQVLIDNKDFPYVRTHPEAITFLASSKDTSLYSLPGLDYVAHEDILPYTSTGQDSFSHQLFPQFFVPSGDKQGSLFLPRDVLSAWREKNHKWLTLSDVHRESTAGVRVSVMPFYMGSKDEDQGTTYWWRYNIRLECLSGERLVLRERHWRIYSGTGFLETVKGRGVIGQEPVFSSAQPCFQYSSHVSLKSPSGHMWGTFLLERGDKSSFEVRVPPFTLDSSRDDEQS; the protein is encoded by the exons ATGTATCTACTAACAAGAGTAGTGTTGAGACCTACTAGTCTAGTGTGCCGTGGTTGCAGTAGAAGTGTTCACAGCTCCAGTAGCAGGGACCAGTACTTCAG CAGACTACTGGAGATTGGCAAGTTAGAGTCCCCTCAGCCCTCGGGCTATTATCCTGCTGCACAGTTCTTCCTGCATCGTGTGTTTGGTTATCGTGGAGTGGTCTTATTCCCGTGGACTGCTAACGTATATGATAGAGACATCAGTAGAACCActgagag TAGTGGTTGGGAGGAAGAGGGACTATTGTACAGTAAGGTGAAGGGTTTGCAAGCACAGAGCAAGCCATACTACCAGGTCCTCATTGACAACAAGGACTTCCCCTATGTA CGCACACACCCTGAGGCCATCACCTTCCTAGCATCCAGCAAAGACACATCTCTCTACTCTCTACCAG GATTGGACTATGTGGCCCATGAAGACATCCTACCCTATACCAGCACTGGGCAGGACAGCTTCTCTCATCAATTGTTCCCACAGTTCTTTGTGCCCAGTGGAGACAAGCAAG GGTCACTGTTTCTGCCTCGTGATGTGTTGAGTGCTTGGCGTGAGAAGAATCATAAATGGCTGACTCTGAGTGATGTGCACAGAGAGAGCACTGCTGGAGTGAGAGTGTCTGTAATGCCATTCTATATGGGCAGCAAAGATGAGGACCAAGGAACCACTTACTGGTGGAG ATACAATATTCGGCTCGAGTGCCTGAGTGGTGAGCGGCTTGTGTTGCGTGAGCGTCACTGGAGAATCTATTCTGGTACTGGGTTTCTGGAGACAGTGAAAGGTCGTGGGGTCATCGGTCAAGAGCCTGTTTTCTCTTCGGCCCAACCTTGCTTCCAGTACAGCAGTCATGTGTCCCTCAAGTCACCATCCGGACATATGTG gggaACGTTTCTACTCGAGCGTGGAGATAAGAGCTCATTTGAAGTGCGAGTGCCGCCATTTACTCTGGACAGTAGTCGTGATGATGAACAatcatag
- the LOC135339427 gene encoding 2-dehydro-3-deoxy-L-rhamnonate dehydrogenase (NAD(+))-like isoform X1: MAANKMFEGQVPLQVAIVTGGAQGLGGAIAAMLQRNGAKVMVFDMKPVVEGASPELSSCVVDVRDEESVVAGFKKTVELWGRVDIMVNCAGIVGPHSATADIVDVAEFDKVYQVNVRGSFLMTKHSLVEMKKRNYGRILLIASIAGKEGNAGMCAYSSSKAAVIGLVKSVGKENAESGITVNALAPAVVMTPMVEAMDPAQVKYMTDKIPMKRCCSLDEVASITQFIVSQEASFNTGVCFDLTGGRATY, encoded by the exons ATGGCTGCTAACAAGATGTTTGAAGGACAA gtCCCTCTGCAGGTTGCTATAGTAACAGGGGGTGCTCAGGGCCTGGGTGGAGCTATAGCTGCTATGCTCCAGAGGAACGGGGCTAAAGTGATGGTATTTGATATGAAGCCAGTGGTGGAGGGGGCGTCGCCAGAACTGAGCAGTTGTGTAGTGGATGTGAGAGATGAGGAGAGTGTTGTGGCTGGATTCAAGAAGACAGTGGAGCTGTGGGGACGTGTGGACATCATGGTCAACTGTGCTGGTATTGTGGGCCCTCATAGTGCCACTGCTGACATAGTGGATGTGGCCGAGTTTGATAAAGTGTaccaag TGAATGTGAGAGGAAGCTTCCTCATGACCAAGCACTCACTCGTGGAGATGAAGAAACGTAACTATGGCCGCATTCTCCTCATTGCCTCCATTGCTGGTAAAGag GGTAATGCCGGGATGTGTGCGTACAGCTCAAGCAAAGCTGCTGTGATTGGACTAGTTAAGAGTGTTGGCAAGGAAAATGCTGAGTCAGGTATCACAGTCAATGCTCTTGCTCCCGCTGTTGTCATGACTCCCATGGTGGAAGCTATGGACCCGGCACAGGTCAAGTACATGACAGATAAGATACCAATGAAGAG GTGTTGCAGTCTAGATGAAGTGGCTAGCATCACACAGTTCATAGTGTCTCAAGAAGCAAGCTTCAACACTGGAGTGTGTTTCGACCTCACAGGAGGAAGAGCTACTTATTGA
- the LOC135339427 gene encoding 2-dehydro-3-deoxy-L-rhamnonate dehydrogenase (NAD(+))-like isoform X2 translates to MAANKMFEGQVAIVTGGAQGLGGAIAAMLQRNGAKVMVFDMKPVVEGASPELSSCVVDVRDEESVVAGFKKTVELWGRVDIMVNCAGIVGPHSATADIVDVAEFDKVYQVNVRGSFLMTKHSLVEMKKRNYGRILLIASIAGKEGNAGMCAYSSSKAAVIGLVKSVGKENAESGITVNALAPAVVMTPMVEAMDPAQVKYMTDKIPMKRCCSLDEVASITQFIVSQEASFNTGVCFDLTGGRATY, encoded by the exons ATGGCTGCTAACAAGATGTTTGAAGGACAA GTTGCTATAGTAACAGGGGGTGCTCAGGGCCTGGGTGGAGCTATAGCTGCTATGCTCCAGAGGAACGGGGCTAAAGTGATGGTATTTGATATGAAGCCAGTGGTGGAGGGGGCGTCGCCAGAACTGAGCAGTTGTGTAGTGGATGTGAGAGATGAGGAGAGTGTTGTGGCTGGATTCAAGAAGACAGTGGAGCTGTGGGGACGTGTGGACATCATGGTCAACTGTGCTGGTATTGTGGGCCCTCATAGTGCCACTGCTGACATAGTGGATGTGGCCGAGTTTGATAAAGTGTaccaag TGAATGTGAGAGGAAGCTTCCTCATGACCAAGCACTCACTCGTGGAGATGAAGAAACGTAACTATGGCCGCATTCTCCTCATTGCCTCCATTGCTGGTAAAGag GGTAATGCCGGGATGTGTGCGTACAGCTCAAGCAAAGCTGCTGTGATTGGACTAGTTAAGAGTGTTGGCAAGGAAAATGCTGAGTCAGGTATCACAGTCAATGCTCTTGCTCCCGCTGTTGTCATGACTCCCATGGTGGAAGCTATGGACCCGGCACAGGTCAAGTACATGACAGATAAGATACCAATGAAGAG GTGTTGCAGTCTAGATGAAGTGGCTAGCATCACACAGTTCATAGTGTCTCAAGAAGCAAGCTTCAACACTGGAGTGTGTTTCGACCTCACAGGAGGAAGAGCTACTTATTGA
- the LOC135339426 gene encoding protein rogdi homolog — protein sequence MDSAELLKEWEWLVRTELTAKLEAIDRHLEECSKKLSPFPIAGAEIRPVLLSSQHQGDNVLCTVTVDGDRISRAELNVRAPGKGGRSLRTTIKEQSPWKLKQVQDSVNHFQRVRDLYASLKSCGHSSQSCLRGCLEGLLGALLQTEAALTLPPNTTAQHIFNNNQKSVLKPELPEDVALYFHISSSLLVLTVLAVTARGGVREMKDIESNSWMGALFEHGSVIYEVTGQLRVSASVPWLAAVLALLRQSLELTQDLLDKVKVFDGVSSV from the exons ATGGATTCTGCAGAGCTA TTGAAGGAATGGGAGTGGTTGGTGAGGACCGAGTTGACTGCAAAGCTGGAGGCCATTGATCGTCATCTGGAGGAGTGCTCTAAGAAACTATCTCCGTTCCCTATAGCtg GTGCTGAGATAAGACCTGTTCTATTGAGCTCCCAGCACCA GGGTGACAATGTCCTCTGTACTGTCACGGTGGACGGGGACAGGATATCACGAGCT GAGTTGAATGTTCGAGCTCCTGGCAAAGGAGGACGTTCTCTACGCACTACCATCAAGGAACAGTCACCATGGAAACTCAAGCAA GTACAAGACTCTGTGAACCACTTCCAGAGGGTTCGCGACCTTTACGCTAGTCTAAAGAGCTGTGGTCACTCCTCACAGTCATGTCTGCGTGGGTGTTTGGAGGGGTTGCTGGGAGCACTGCTTCAAACAGAGGCCGCCCTCACTCTACCCCCCAACACTACCGCACAGCACATATTCAACAACAATCAAAAA TCTGTGCTGAAGCCTGAGCTGCCTGAGGACGTGGCGTTGTATTTCCACATCAGCTCTTCCCTGCTCGTGCTGACAGTGTTAGCAGTGACGGCACGCGGTGGTGTTCGGGAGATGAAGGACATTGAGTCTAACTCCTGGATGGGGGCACTATT TGAGCATGGAAGTGTGATATACGAGGTGACAGGTCAGCTCAGAGTATCTGCCAGTGTGCCGTGGCTAGCAGCAGTCCTGGCATTGCTCAGACAAAGCCTGGAGCTAACACAGGATCTGCTTGATAAG GTTAAAGTGTTTGATGGAGTGTCATCAGTTTAG
- the LOC135339421 gene encoding vacuole membrane protein 1-like, whose product MIITINTHGLPHSGVREGMKERKSRNSSTRLQASNNGQPQAATTTTRDPGLEKLRQSQRKDRSKLVLWRRPLTTLHYFTRELLYETSKLVSGVLQHRIKVFLTMLLAIVLVLSYYLDGPHQTTVAIVERELLWWSYWVGLGVLSSVGLGTGLHTFLLYLGPFIASVTLAAFTCNSVDFPDPPYPNDIVCPDTEAGYPISFWTVMSKVRLEAVMWGAGAALGELPPYFMARAARLSDGEEVDDRDYDQIEAVLHSSRKDPLTRAKKAVHRLVQKIGFFGILLCASIPNPLFDLAGITCGHFLVPFWTFFGATLIGKAIIKMHIQQVFVILAFSEHHLEWAVDLIGGIPYAGPLIQAPFSEFLEKQKAHLHRKPGEELVQESSLIQQLFGYLLLVMVVYFVLSIVHSMAQNYAKRTQERELHSRNKHSQ is encoded by the exons ATGATAATAACAATCAACACACATGGCCTACCACACAGTGGAGTAAGGGAAGGAATGAAAGAGAGGAAGTCAAGGAATAGTAGTACTCGGCTGCAGG CCTCCAACAATGGCCAGCCACAAGcagccaccaccaccaccagag atccTGGGTTGGAGAAGTTGAGGCAATCCCAGCGTAAAGATCGCTCCAAACTTGTCCTGTGGAGACGCCCACTCACTACACTACATTACTTCACAAGAGAGCTGCTTTATGAGACGTCCAAGCTAGTGagtgg AGTGCTCCAACATCGTATCAAGGTTTTCCTAACAATGCTATTGGCAATCGTACTAGTGCTCAGTTACTACCTCGATGGACCTCATCAAACA ACAGTGGCAATAGTGGAGCGTGAGTTGCTATGGTGGTCCTATTGGGTGGGTCTAGGAGTCCTCTCCTCTGTCGGCCTGGGTACTGGACTACACACCTTCCTACTGTATCTAGGTCCATTCATTGCCTCCGTCACACTGGCTGCATTTACTTGTAACTCTGTCGACTTTCCTGACCCCCCCTACCCCAACGA CATTGTGTGCCCAGACACAGAAGCAGGCTATCCAATCTCCTTTTGGACTGTCATGAGTAAAGTGAGGCTGGAAGCAGTCAtgtgg GGTGCTGGTGCAGCCCTGGGAGAGCTGCCTCCATACTTCATGGCCAGAGCAG ctcgTCTGTCTGATGGAGAAGAGGTGGATGACAGAGACTATGATCAGATAGAGGCTGTACTTCACTCCAGTCGCAAAGATCCTCTCACAAGAGCAAAGAAAGCTGTTCATCGTCTAGTACAGAAAATTGGCTTCTTCGGTATTCTCCTCTGTGCCTCT aTACCCAACCCCTTGTTTGACCTGGCTGGCATTACTTGTGGACACTTTCTAGTGCCTTTCTGGACATTCTTCGGTGCTACTCTAATCGGGAAGGCCATCATCAAGATGCACATTCAG CAAGTGTTTGTCATTCTGGCTTTCAGTGAACACCACTTGGAGTGGGCAGTGGATCTCATTGG gggAATCCCCTATGCTGGCCCACTGATACAAGCACCATTCAGTGAATTTCTCGAGAAACAGAAGGCACATCTTCACAGGAAACCAGGAGAGGAGTTagtgcag GAGTCGAGTCTTATCCAGCAGTTGTTTGGGTATCTACTGCTGGTGATGGTGGTCTATTTTGTGCTGAGTATCGTCCACTCCATGGCACAGAACTACGCTAAGAGAACTCAAGAGAGAGAACTGCACTCACGCAACAAACACTCTCAATAG